Below is a genomic region from Gadus morhua chromosome 4, gadMor3.0, whole genome shotgun sequence.
TATTAGTACACACGCTATTTTCATACATGTATTACATCTattttattgtgcatttaataatgaataataaaaaagaccAGCCATCCCTAACCCCTGTAtacttttgtattttctgtagtttttttattggtttacgTATAGTGCCTATCGTGAATAGTGtgaaacagtggacccctggatCAAACCGTCTAACCAAGAAAAACCTTAAAAGACCGAACCGTGCTCTGCCTCTACCCTGCTCGCCGCTAACAGTGGTGCAACAGCAGATCCCGTATAAAAAGGGACGCAAGGACACCGCTGATAGTGTTTTAACTCCAGAGAATTTTAACTTGGTTCTCCAGGCAGTCATAAACCCTCAAATCGCGCAGCCAGGGACCGTATGGTCTGAGTCCAAACAACAAGTGGTCGGGGcggtggatgtgcatgtgtctgcgccGCCTGCAGAGACCATTACTGTACAGCCGGATGGATGCATTCAGCATGGTaggaaattaaagaaaaaagtatatGCTATAGAGGTGGGATGAACATGCGGGGTGTGATAATGATTATGTCTAtttcttttttctattacaaacaGTCCTTGGTGACCCTCAGTATGCACCACTACCAGAACTGACCGATGAGGATATCGAGGCTCTCGCCGACATTCCGTTGTGGCCCTCAGCGCTGTTGGAACAGCTCGACTTCACTCCAGCTCAGTGGATAGACCCTCCAGCTACTTCCGTAGGGGGTACCGCCAGGGCAGAACCAGTAAACCATCAGCCTGCAGCCCCCGCCTCTGGATCACTACCCATCATCCAGGCCTCTATCCACGATCCGCCAGGCACTGTGAGTCCCTACGCCTACGGGGCAGTGGCTACGCTCCTACCTGTCGGTGCAGCGGTTGCTGGTGAATACATTGCGGGTGGGCCATGTACCAAATGTTGTAAGGATTGTGCTGATAAATTAACCTTGGTAACTACAGCGGCTGATGTAAATGCCTGAACCATTGGTCGTCAGTGTAAACTGGTTGCATTGTCTGTGAAACGTAATGACATCAGATTTCAGGCTATCGAAGAGCAAACGAAGCAGTCACTCAAGACACTCGGGGCCATCAAGGCCGAGATAGCGCGTGATCGTCGTGCTATTGCATCCCAGAAAGCCGAGCTAGTGCGTTATGGTCTGGCTATAGAATCAATACAGCAGAAGAATTTGGCTGTCGAGGCAGCAGTGCGTGTTAACACTCTGGCTTTGGATAGGGGGCCTAAGATATCTAATATAGCTCGGAAAATATGGCTAATTGAAGATACGGCGCAGGATAACATCAGGGCCTACAAGGCCCTGTCTGCCCGGATGACTGTTATGAATAATGCACTGGATAAGCTTACGATGAATCGTTAGTATTTGATTTGTGGTTTTGGggtgttctttttattttttgtttgtttgcttttttcgTTTATTCTGTGGAgagggtatttttttttgttttaaactgaacgtaataaaacttttttcttttaatatctgactaacttttttttttttttttttttatctatcggCATAAAAACTATAGCTGAACACAATGCATAAAGCTATTAGCCccagaaaaaggaaattcaaatctgtAGACGTAaatcccaagagacggcgtagatctgatagcgggggtagcattatggatgtagaacttgaagagatggcTATGAGGTATGATGCAACCGGCGATACGTCTCATTTGCTGGCTGTAGGacgtgtggggggtgggggcatgtgTGCAGAAGGTGGTTTAGACATGCGGGAAATACGCGCCAACATAGCTAGAACTAGACGTGTGTTAATTGCTGCTGATGCATGGGGGGGTAGAATGACGGATGCACTAGACAGGGCTGCTAtgataaatgtttcgaacgatCCATGTGTAGATTTAGACACACGGGATTTAGACACACGGGATGTGTTGTATGCGGCGGCATACACCAGAGATGTGCTTAACACTGTCGATGGGTGGCTGGCTAGTGCACAAGAGAGGCTAGACATAGCCGCTCAGATAGACATAACATCGTCGATAGATGTATTGCATGTGTCGCAACGTGACGAAGGGGATGGTGAGGGTTTTCAGGAACCCCTGGCTGCTGCAGGGGGTAGGACTGGTGACTctatagagtcgaatatacaggacggtggcggtgttggtggtggtggtggtggtggtggcggtgttgttgatgttgatggtgaCGATGGCGGTGCTGATGTTGTTGgctgtggtgatgatgatggtggtgatgatggtacaCCTGCGCCTATGGCGgcgggtgatgatgatgacgagttGCATACTAGATTATTTCCCCGCTTTAACGGTTTTGAGGTTAGACAGACCATTGATctgagaagtatatcccttgTAAACGTGCAAgaggtccctgatttgatcagggagaggctgtcgGGGGTCATAACAAACTGCTCACAGAGAACAGCCGACGGTAGTGTCTTAAACGTTGTTTTGAGAGGGCCTTCATTGGCAGCTGATGTGCAGGCTGTGCTTGTGGCAGGTGATGATTACAATGCGGATTTGTTTATGGATCATATCAGCCAAGTCATACAGAGtaacgacacaggtctgacAGATGATGTGTTAGAgctggtggtcacaggggtccaTAACAAACGGGGTGGTGGGCGTCTGAAGTTAAAAACAATTCCCTATGATGAGATCATAAACAAGAAGAAATTAAATCTCTACACACCTAGTAACACACataacaatttgtgtttctcactatgcatgatacattttctgcaggagGGGGTAACCGGAGGCAGTACAGTGCCCGACgagactaatttggaggcggctcgcAAATTACATAGCGAGCTGGGGTACGGTCCAGAtcactctgtgggtttctcggatgttttcaaatttgagagacatctagatgttaaaatcttgatatttcatcataatgatgcattcaagaagctggagatgttccagacgCATACGGGCCAACATCCTAAAACAATATGGTTGTACCTACATGATAACCATTATCATCGTATAGTGAACCGCACGGCTTTCTTTGGTACGCgacatgtgtgtgaatattgctaCAAGGCCCACGAGGGAATTCTATTCCACAAATGCCCGgtccattgcaatgtgtgtctgacagtgtgcgatagCCTGGCAGGTCGTACTATAAAGTGCACGGACTGTAGTCGTATGTGCCGCTCGCAGGTCTGCTACGCCATACATAAGCAACATTCTGCCGTACATAAAATGATACCATGTGAAAAGATCAAATACTGTAATCggtgttgtagacagtatatcataccgcagaagaaaaagaagaggggggaggaggaggaggaggaggcctatAAAGGGCATGTATGCAGCGTGTCAAAGTGTCATCACTGCGGTGAACCGATACTCAGCGACACTGTAAATGAATGTTTTATTCAGCCGTACGACCGCCTTAAGAAGCGCAAGCGCAAGGGTCGACGCAAAGGTCGGGGGAGCCGTTATACGACGGCTGCACCtttagatgacgatgatgataataGCCGTTTATCTAATGATTACATATATtatgatttcgaaacgcgcGTGCATGAGGGTCGACACGAAGCAAACTTTGTTGCTGCTAAGACTTCTGAAGGCGAGGAATGGTATGCTAACGGTACAGATTGCGTGGGAGAGTTTGTGAGACGCTACAGAACAGGGGCTTATAGGTTGTTCACATTCATTGCACACAACGCATCGGGCTTCGACAGCTATCTCGTTCTGGAatacatgaccaagcagggtattaTACCCTTTatagtcatgaagggtagcagagtcgTTATGATGCGCGATGATGCCTACAGCcagagatgggtcgactcaTTTAGCTTTTTGCCCATGCGGTTGGCTAAAGCACCGGAGGCGTTGGATTTTGAAGATATGGCGAAAGGTCATTTTCCTCATAAATTTAACACGCGGAccaacgagtcttatgtcggtgcataccctgagatctcatattatggttatgattccatgactagcgatcaa
It encodes:
- the LOC115541720 gene encoding uncharacterized protein LOC115541720, with translation MPTDLISDVGYESVKRHQGPRAPGAYDIRLNNQRTILGDRTNVEACGSYVPIVNSVKQWTPGSNRLTKKNLKRPNRALPLPCSPLTVVQQQIPYKKGRKDTADSVLTPENFNLVLQAVINPQIAQPGTVWSESKQQVVGAVDVHVSAPPAETITVQPDGCIQHVLGDPQYAPLPELTDEDIEALADIPLWPSALLEQLDFTPAQWIDPPATSVGGTARAEPVNHQPAAPASGSLPIIQASIHDPPGTVSPYAYGAVATLLPVGAAVAGEYIAGGPCTKCCKDCADKLTLVTTAADVNA